A stretch of Heterodontus francisci isolate sHetFra1 chromosome 1, sHetFra1.hap1, whole genome shotgun sequence DNA encodes these proteins:
- the LOC137370987 gene encoding G-protein coupled receptor 151-like, which yields MLEFSTMNSSADLLEYAGGFQALEEEDLKVALPIVLGIICLVGLAGNTMVVTALMYDFRQGKSSVVNGLILILSATDLLILLFCAPLRAVTYSKPSWSFGWLVCKSSDYFLHACLSAKSFTLAAVGHARYKQVGNPPKYIHFKCQRVMTLACAIWSVALLLPIPHGLFSTTKRSGRETSCVLEIPPYASNFMKAFGIVYPMAAYGIPMTFAITCYIKALLINKPRRNRTPNRRHEIRRVTIMLWGLTVAFAAMRVPDWVAWIWARHRYMGSPMPPTALLVLAQVVLFANCTVNPLVLLAVSEDFKEGLRNIWKLATCRKARRRSADGQAAAATFGEKDSVAMAKSAARSLSVLPTVSAREDMIICRDEAQNIPPDVQHFWQDRKNAAPPENNDPIPWERQENS from the coding sequence ATGCTAGAATTCAGCACCATGAACAGCTCCGCCGACCTGTTGGAATACGCTGGTGGATTCCAAGCACTCGAGGAAGAGGACCTGAAGGTCGCCCTGCCCATCGTTCTGGGAATCATCTGCCTGGTAGGCTTGGCAGGTAACACGATGGTCGTCACAGCTCTGATGTACGACTTCAGGCAAGGCAAGAGCTCCGTGGTCAACGGCTTGATTCTCATCTTGAGCGCCACCGACCTCCTGATCCTCCTCTTCTGCGCCCCTCTCCGCGCCGTCACCTACTCCAAACCAAGCTGGTCCTTCGGATGGCTTGTGTGCAAGTCCTCGGATTACTTCCTGCACGCGTGTTTGTCGGCCAAAAGCTTCACTCTGGCGGCGGTTGGACACGCCCGTTACAAACAAGTGGGCAACCCCCCAAAATACATCCACTTTAAATGCCAACGCGTGATGACATTGGCATGTGCCATCTGGTCAGTAGCCCTTCTCCTCCCCATTCCTCACGGGCTCTTCTCGACCACTAAGCGCAGTGGAAGGGAAACCTCCTGCGTCCTGGAGATACCCCCTTACGCCTCGAATTTCATGAAAGCCTTCGGCATAGTTTACCCGATGGCAGCCTATGGGATACCCATGACCTTTGCCATCACATGCTACATTAAAGCCCTCCTGATAAACAAGCCCAGGAGAAACAGGACCCCGAACCGGAGGCACGAAATCAGGAGGGTCACCATCATGTTGTGGGGTCTGACTGTCGCTTTTGCAGCCATGAGAGTCCCGGACTGGGTGGCGTGGATCTGGGCGAGGCACCGGTACATGGGCAGCCCCATGCCTCCCACCGCTTTACTGGTCCTGGCGCAGGTTGTTCTGTTCGCCAACTGCACGGTCAATCCCCTGGTGCTCCTGGCCGTGTCTGAAGACTTCAAGGAAGGCTTAAGAAACATCTGGAAGCTGGCCACCTGCAGAAAGGCCAGGAGGAGAAGCGCAGATGGACAAGCGGCAGCCGCCACCTTCGGCGAGAAGGACTCGGTGGCGATGGCAAAGAGCGCGGCGCGTTCTCTCAGCGTTCTGCCGACCGTCTCAGCCAGGGAAGATATGATCATTTGCCGGGACGAAGCCCAGAACATCCCGCCTGATGTCCAGCACTTCTGGCAGGACAGGAAGAACGCGGCCCCGCCAGAAAACAATGACCCAATCCCATGGGAGCGCCAAGAAAACTCGTAA